From a region of the Cygnus atratus isolate AKBS03 ecotype Queensland, Australia chromosome 3, CAtr_DNAZoo_HiC_assembly, whole genome shotgun sequence genome:
- the LOC118257477 gene encoding pulmonary surfactant-associated protein D-like codes for MLNGFYSLLHHSIFRRYNQYDDVSYRENFKGQKQQTRGAARSRSRQCRTRSQRTNALAVISGTSPPRPGGRRAPLTPRGPSPSPSRPGPLRGPPAAPNRPSSPRRRAQARRVGARRLRGAAAGAGRTRGSHGGGGAAGGAGAAAAGAGHRRPHRRAPPGAGLGPHGFFSCVFERARMRVRNERERVFTVEEMMSHVQHLKGGHSKNLFLRDKKKKGFWLVTVLHDRQINLNELAKKLGVGSGNLRFADENAMLEKLKVGQGCATPLALFCDQGDIKFVLDAGFLEGGHEKVYFHPMTNSATMGLSPKDFMKFVKSTGHDPIIIHFDKDIK; via the exons AGAACTTTAAGGGGCAGAAACAGCAGACCCGAGGAGCAGCTAGGAGCCGTTCGAGGCAATGCCGGACACGCTCACAGAGGACGAACGCCCTGGCGGTAATTTCAGGAACCTCCCCCCCGCGGCCCGGAGGGCGCCGGGCTCCCCTCACGCCCCGCGGCCCCTCACCCTCACCCTCGCGTCCAGGCCCGCTCCGGGGACCCCCAGCGGCACCCAACCGCCCCAGCAGTCCTCGCCGCCGTGCGCAGGCGCGACGTGTGGGGGCCCGGCGCCTGCGCGGTGCCGCTGCCGGAGCGGGGCGGACCCGTGGCagccatggcggcggcggggctgcgggcggaGCTGGAgcagcggctgcgggagctgggcATCGCCGCCCTCACCGCCGAGCACCCCCAGGTGCGGGACTCGGACCCCACGGTTTTTTTTCTTGCGTTTTTGAGCGAGCGCGGATGCGTGTGAGAAACGAACGAGAAAGG GTGTTCACGGTTGAGGAAATGATGTCCCACGTCCAACACCTGAAAGGAGGGCACAGCAAAAACCTTTTCCTTagagacaaaaagaagaaaggcttCTGGCTGGTGACCGTCCTGCACGACAGGCAGATCAACTTGAACGAGCTTGCCAAAAAACTGGGTGTTGGAAGCGGAAACCTAAGGTTTGCTGATGAAAACGCCatgctggaaaaattaaaagtaggCCAAGGCTGTGCGACACCTCTGGCCCTCTTCTGCGACCAAGGAGACATAAAGTTCGTCTTGGATGCCGGCTTTCTGGAGGGGGGCCACGAGAAGGTGTATTTCCATCCCATGACAAACTCTGCAACCATGGGCCTAAGCCCTAAAGACTTTATGAAGTTTGTGAAATCGACAGGCCACGATCCAATAATCATACATTTtgataaagacattaaataG